TACTTCCTTACAGCCACAGTCCGAGCGTTAAGAGCGTCGCAGGCAATGGGTAGGGCGGCATGAGAACCATGCCGGGGTGAAATTCCCATGAGGTTATGCTAATAACCGTCCGATTAAAGCCTTTGTTTTATTGAATAGTGGACTTGCTGCTATTCATAGACTGTATTATATGTTTGCGAAAGAAAGGGGGATTTTCTTTGACGCAAAACCAAACGCCCGTTACCACAACGGAGCATAAAATAGGAAAAGTTACTTACCTTGTATGTTCGTCCGCAAGTGAACGCGCAACGGACACACTGGATAAAAAGATAAAAAAACTCATTCGCAAAGACATGGAACTGAACCCCGCAAACGCCCGGAAATAGGGCGTTTCTTCACATTTTATACATGACACAGGCAGCGGTATGTGGTATAATATAGACAGTACAAATACCATGCTTGTCTGTCGTCGGAAAGGAGGACAAAATGTTACAGACAGACAAGATTACCGCTTTATATTGCAGATTGAGCCAGGAAGATATGCAGGCCGGGGAAAGCGAGAGCATACAGAACCAAAAGATGATTTTACAAAAGTATGCTGACGAACACCACTTTTTCAACACGCGCTTTTTCGTAGACGACGGATTTTCCGGCGTGAGCTTTGAGCGTGAGGGGCTTCAAGCCATGCTGCATGAAGTTGAAGCCGGGAACGTGGCGACCGTCATAACAAAAGACCTTTCCCGTTTGGGACGTAATTATCTGAAAACCGGGGAGCTGATAGAGATTGTCTTTCCCGAATACGAAGTACGCTACATTGCCATTAACGACGGTGTAGACACCGCAAGGGAAGATAACGAGTTTACCCCTCTGCGGAACTGGTTCAACGAGTTTTACGCCCGCGACACTTCAAAGAAAATCCGGGCTGTCAAACAGGCAAAGGCACAGAAAGGCGAGCGCGTCAACGGGCAAGTGCCTTATGGGTACATAGCTGACCCCAACGACCGCAACCACTTATTGCCCGACCCGGAAACGGCGCACATTGTAAAACAGATTTTCGCTATGTATGTGCGCGGCGACCGTATCTGCGAAATCCAGAACTGGCTACGGGAACATGAGGTATTGACTGTTGCAGAATTGCAGTACAGGCGCACAGGAAGCCACAGGCACCCCCGCCCACACCCGAATTGTATTTACAACTGGCCGGATAAGACGCTCTATGACATTCTGGCGCGTAAAGAGTATTTGGGGCATACCATTACAGGCAAAAGCTACAAGGTATCTTACAAATCAAAAAAGACGAAGAAGAACCCGGAGGAAAAGCGTTACTTTTTCCCCAACACACACGAACCTTTGATTGATGAAGAAACCTTTGAGCTTGCACAGAAACGGATTGCCACCAAACACCGCCCTACAAAGGTTGATGAAATTGACCTGTTTTCGGGACTTCTCTTTTGTGGGGACTGCGGCTATAAAATGTATCTGCAACAGGGAGCCGGGACACTGGAACGCAAACACGCCTACACTTGCGGCAAGTACCGAAACAGGATAAGGACTGGCGAGCTTTGCACTACCCATTATATCCGAAAGAGCGTCCTTAAAGAACTTGTCCTTGCTGATTTACAAAGGGTACTGTCCTATGTGAAAGAGCATGAACAGGAGTTTATCGAAACCGCCAACGAGTGCAGCGCAAAGGCAGTACAAAAGACGCTGACGCAGCAGCGGAAAGAGCTTGACAAGGCACAGAGCCGGATTAGCGAGCTGAATATCTTATTCCGCAAGCTCTATGAGGACAACGCTTTAGGGAAACTTTCTGATGAACAGTTTGCTTTTTTGACTTCCGGCTATGATGAAGAAAAAAAGACGCTGACCCGGAGGATTGCGGAGCTGTCACAGGAAATCGACAACGCCACCGAGCGCAGCGCGGACGTGAAAAGGTTTGTTGCACTGGTACGCAAGTACACCGCCATTACCGAACTGACCTACGAAAACGTCCATGAATTTATTGACCGTATTCTTATTCACGAACTAGATAAGGAAACGAACACCCGCAAAATCGAAATCTTTTATAGCTTTGTCGGCAGAGTTGATACAGGCGACAAGCCTACCGAAAGTATCTCCTATTTCAGACAGATAGGAGCCGACGTAAAGAGTTATGCTATCTAACATACATCAAAAAGAGGTAAGATAACACCCTCTGCAAAAAAGGTTACGTTATCTTACCTCAACAAATAAATGCTCAGATATTCCACCGCAATATCCAGAACATCTTCCGGCGTGTTCAGCCAAATCATAATATTCCTTCCGGACAGCAGACCGATGCCGCCCAGACAGACGCTGATTATGAGAAATGTCAGAATCGCAGTGAATGCCGCAAGATTCATCCTGTCATAATCTTTTGCGCCAAAATATCTGCTTACCATGACGGAGGCACCAATCCCTCCGCCGATGGCAATGCAGATAAAAATATTCGTCAGCGAATACGACGCCCCGACCGCCGCCAACGCCTGTTCACTCACATACCGGCCCACTACAGCGGAATCAACCATTGTATACATCTGCTGAAACAGATTTCCTATGATCATCGGCAGTGAAAACAGTATCAGCGCATACAAGGGCTTTTTTT
The sequence above is a segment of the Lachnospiraceae bacterium JLR.KK008 genome. Coding sequences within it:
- a CDS encoding transposon-encoded TnpW family protein; its protein translation is MDLLLFIDCIICLRKKGGFSLTQNQTPVTTTEHKIGKVTYLVCSSASERATDTLDKKIKKLIRKDMELNPANARK
- a CDS encoding recombinase family protein, with amino-acid sequence MLQTDKITALYCRLSQEDMQAGESESIQNQKMILQKYADEHHFFNTRFFVDDGFSGVSFEREGLQAMLHEVEAGNVATVITKDLSRLGRNYLKTGELIEIVFPEYEVRYIAINDGVDTAREDNEFTPLRNWFNEFYARDTSKKIRAVKQAKAQKGERVNGQVPYGYIADPNDRNHLLPDPETAHIVKQIFAMYVRGDRICEIQNWLREHEVLTVAELQYRRTGSHRHPRPHPNCIYNWPDKTLYDILARKEYLGHTITGKSYKVSYKSKKTKKNPEEKRYFFPNTHEPLIDEETFELAQKRIATKHRPTKVDEIDLFSGLLFCGDCGYKMYLQQGAGTLERKHAYTCGKYRNRIRTGELCTTHYIRKSVLKELVLADLQRVLSYVKEHEQEFIETANECSAKAVQKTLTQQRKELDKAQSRISELNILFRKLYEDNALGKLSDEQFAFLTSGYDEEKKTLTRRIAELSQEIDNATERSADVKRFVALVRKYTAITELTYENVHEFIDRILIHELDKETNTRKIEIFYSFVGRVDTGDKPTESISYFRQIGADVKSYAI
- a CDS encoding MATE family efflux transporter; its protein translation is MDDYLVQKKPLYALILFSLPMIIGNLFQQMYTMVDSAVVGRYVSEQALAAVGASYSLTNIFICIAIGGGIGASVMVSRYFGAKDYDRMNLAAFTAILTFLIISVCLGGIGLLSGRNIMIWLNTPEDVLDIAVEYLSIYLLR